One part of the Chryseobacterium sp. 7 genome encodes these proteins:
- a CDS encoding LytR/AlgR family response regulator transcription factor has product MKINKVLIVEDERPNADRLKRLLLKLRPHIEILSVEDSITSTVHWLENNVVPDVIMMDVRLADGLSFEIFNKHEVKSAVIFTTAYDEYAVQAFKYNSVDYLLKPIEEEELDAALKRYETFMESVPVVGTAIEGLLNYIQPKDYRKRFLIAHRDGYKTVLAEDILYFYTELGISKAMLNTGVVENVPQTLEELEKQLDPKFFFRANRQFIIHINSVKQIFNHFNGKLKLELRKHPDMEVIVSREKASIFKSWMDY; this is encoded by the coding sequence ATGAAGATTAATAAAGTTTTAATCGTTGAAGACGAAAGACCCAATGCTGACAGGTTAAAAAGACTGCTGTTGAAGTTAAGACCCCATATCGAAATCCTGTCCGTAGAAGACTCAATCACCTCCACAGTACACTGGCTTGAAAATAATGTCGTTCCGGATGTTATCATGATGGATGTACGCCTTGCAGATGGGCTGAGCTTTGAAATATTTAACAAACATGAAGTTAAAAGTGCGGTGATATTTACCACAGCTTATGACGAATATGCAGTACAGGCATTCAAATACAACAGCGTAGATTACCTTTTGAAACCTATTGAGGAAGAAGAACTGGATGCTGCTTTAAAACGCTACGAAACCTTTATGGAATCTGTTCCGGTAGTAGGAACGGCCATAGAAGGACTCTTAAATTATATCCAGCCGAAAGATTACAGAAAACGTTTTCTGATCGCCCACAGAGATGGATACAAAACTGTTCTCGCAGAAGATATCCTATACTTTTATACCGAATTGGGAATCAGTAAAGCCATGCTGAATACCGGAGTGGTAGAAAATGTGCCTCAAACTTTGGAAGAGCTTGAAAAACAGTTAGATCCCAAATTCTTTTTCCGTGCCAACAGACAGTTTATCATTCACATCAATTCTGTAAAGCAGATTTTTAATCATTTTAATGGAAAACTAAAGCTGGAGCTTAGAAAACATCCTGATATGGAAGTCATTGTAAGCCGGGAAAAAGCTTCCATTTTCAAGTCCTGGATGGATTATTAA
- a CDS encoding sensor histidine kinase, translating into MNRVSTIRKNIVRNKKILSTMKRRLVIWALAVVTFCVFSYLIDPFDPVWKGYLDAPLKMILEDATWIIFFSIIISEVSIFIDRTLNKWLPWRNRTVKRLFIQCLLQIVGSVMIVIIINSIIDCTSVTLPEMDSRKEYTLLGQWIATNIVISLIISAFNTVDYLLENWKKTAVEAAQHKLRASKHKQAAMAAELQALKLQIDPHFIFNNLSVLSELILEDQQLGYDYSEKFARVYRYLLVNSKKDIIAVEEELKFLESYIFLIEKRIGEGVVFKIDIQEEYRSRFTLPLSLQLLVENAIKHNQTSKVNPLEIHVYTSPEGELVVSNTFLPLINKPDSSGVGLTNIVARYEILGYPKPVIEKTEDKFIVKLPLI; encoded by the coding sequence ATGAATAGGGTTTCTACCATCAGGAAAAATATAGTACGAAATAAGAAGATTCTTTCCACCATGAAAAGAAGGCTTGTAATCTGGGCTTTAGCAGTAGTCACTTTCTGTGTTTTTTCCTATCTTATTGATCCCTTTGATCCCGTTTGGAAAGGATACTTGGATGCTCCATTGAAGATGATTCTGGAAGATGCTACATGGATTATCTTTTTTTCAATCATTATTTCGGAGGTCAGTATATTTATAGACAGAACACTCAATAAGTGGCTTCCCTGGAGAAACAGAACCGTAAAACGACTGTTTATTCAGTGTTTGCTCCAAATTGTGGGAAGTGTCATGATTGTAATTATTATTAATTCTATCATAGACTGTACCTCAGTCACATTACCTGAAATGGATTCCCGCAAAGAATATACGCTCCTGGGACAATGGATCGCAACCAATATTGTAATATCATTGATTATCAGTGCTTTTAATACCGTAGATTATTTATTGGAAAACTGGAAAAAAACAGCAGTAGAAGCCGCCCAGCATAAACTGAGAGCTTCTAAACATAAACAGGCTGCGATGGCTGCAGAACTTCAAGCACTTAAGCTTCAGATAGATCCTCATTTTATTTTCAATAACTTAAGTGTACTGTCAGAGCTTATCCTGGAAGACCAGCAGCTAGGCTACGATTATTCTGAGAAGTTTGCGAGAGTATACAGATACCTGCTGGTCAATTCTAAAAAGGATATCATCGCAGTAGAAGAAGAACTGAAATTTTTAGAGTCCTACATCTTTCTGATTGAAAAAAGAATTGGCGAAGGAGTGGTATTCAAAATAGATATTCAGGAAGAATACAGATCCAGATTTACCCTTCCATTGTCTTTACAATTACTGGTTGAAAATGCCATTAAGCACAACCAAACCTCTAAAGTAAATCCTCTGGAGATTCACGTTTATACAAGCCCTGAAGGAGAATTGGTAGTTTCTAATACCTTTCTGCCTTTGATCAATAAGCCGGATTCCTCAGGAGTAGGACTTACCAATATTGTTGCACGATACGAAATCTTAGGATATCCTAAACCTGTAATCGAAAAAACAGAAGATAAATTTATTGTAAAACTCCCATTGATATGA